TGCGTGAGGTTAGGCAACTGCTAGTGAAGCGGAGACAACTTGAAGCTCACCTTGAGGCCATCGAGAAAGGACTTGAAAACTTTGAAGCTGATGAGGATATGTTAAGAAATCTCGAAGAGGTTGTTAGGAGGTATGAAGAGCTAGAGGAGAAGCTCCGGGAGCTAGAAGATGTAAATAGGGAGTACATGATTGTGGAAAAACAACTGGAGAATATTGAGAAAGACATTAGGCGCGTTGAAGAGGAGCGAGATAAGGCTAGGTCAAAGCTATATGCTCTGCTTCAGTCAAGCCTGCCCGTGGAACCACCCAGCGAAGTCTCCAAGCTACTTGAGTTTATAGACTCTCTTGTACACGACATTGATAAGAGAATCGAGCAGCTGCGAGCAAGGAAGGAGGCTGTTGTAGGCCAAGTTAGTGCTAAGCTGAACGAGAAGGAGTACATTGAGGGCATACTGTTGAAGCTTACGAGTGCTAGTGGAAGGTGCCCTCTCTGCGGCCGCCCCCTAACGGAGGAGCACCGAATGACGCTTATCTCGAAGTTTAGGAGTGAAAAAAGAGGCGTGGAGACCGAGATTAAGAGACTTGAAGCGCAAAAGCAGACCATAGAGGCAGAGATAACGAGGCTTGAACAACAGAGGGAGCGTATAAGGGAGCTTGGGAAGAAGATTCGCGAGCTTGTTAGCCAGGTTAGCCAGCTCGAGGCTAGGCTTGAGGAGTTACGTACTGAGCAGGCTAAGCTTAGCGAGAGGCGACTCGAACTCTTTGAAAAGCATAAAGAGTACGAGGAGGCTAGGAAGGAGCTGGAGAAGCTTGGGCAGGCAGTTGTAGAGTATAGGGTTCTCAAGCGTAGGCTTGAAGAGCTTGAGAAGCGTAGGGTAGAAGCTGAGCGACTCCGCGAGGAGCTTAGGAGACTTGATGAGAAGATTGGTACTTTACTTGGAGAGCTTGGGGTTGATGCTAGTGGCCTGGATGAGCTTGAGGAAAGGGTTTCACACCTTCTCGAGATGGTGGCTGAGCTGAGGAGTAAGGCTTCAAGGAGACCCGAGCTTGAAAGGAGACTTGACGAGGTTAGGAGGAGGCTTGAGGACTACGAGGAGGAATATAACAGTGTTGCTGGGAGGCTTGAGGAGCTTAAGGGCATCGAAGAGGAGTATGAGAAGTTGAGAAGCCTCGTCGAGAGCCTTGAGGAGAGGTATCGTGAGAAGGTAGCTGAGTACTCAAAGCTCCGCGGGATAGTGGACGAGCTGGAGAAGAGTGTAAAAAGGCTTAAGCTCGTTGAGGAAGAGTATAGACGTGTTAGCGAGAAGCTCGAGCGTTATAGCCATGCAAAGAGAGCGCTGGAGCGTATCCGTGCCGTTATAGGCCCTGAGGGCTTACAGAGGATTGTCCGTCAGGCCATCCGTAATAGTCTTGAGTACCATTTGCGCCAGATACTCTCAGCCTTTAACATAGACTTTGTCGATGTAAAACTGGACGATGAGTACAGTGTTACGCTGATTACGAGGGCTGGCGAGAAGACCGTCTCGATGCTCAGTGGAGGTGAAAAGATAGCGCTAGCTATAGCATATAGGCTGGCTCTAGCAAGGCTAGTTGGGAGCCGCATAGAGTCACTCATAATGGATGAGCCCACTGTACACCTTGACGCTGAGAAGCGTAGAGAGCTAGTGAACATCATTAAGCAGAGTCTGAGTGTTACAGGGCTAGCACAAATGATAGTTGTTACGCATGACCGGGAGGTTGAGGATGTTGCTGATAGAGTTATAGAGGTTTAAGGAGCCGTGAGGGGCACAGCGTTGTACAAGTGCTAGGCTAGCCGTCGCTTTCCACATTCCCATATTCTATGATAGGCTCCCAGCATTCCTTACAGAGGACTGCTATCTCATTGTAATTGTCTAGTTTTACGCCATCTCTTCCAACAAATGTTTCAAACACGTAGCTTGAGCTATCCATGCTTCTACGGAGCCTAACCAAAAGCCCAGGCGGCATGGTATAGAGCGTATACCCTTCTGGTGTCTTACGCGTATAGATTGGGGCCCATGTGCTAGCTGCAGCTAGGGCTTCTCCAAGGCGTATTGGGTGGATGTTTGACGCAGCTGCCAAGCCGCTGTACAGCCTGGCGAGTCCTGCGACTAAATCGGGGCCATACCCTCTTTTGCCCGCGATGCTTGTTACGTGGGTGCGATATTCTCGGAGTACGCTGTATAATTGCTCCCCATAACGGTAGATGCAGCTTCCCCATTCTATGAGCACGTCTCCGCGCGGATATAAACATGGAAGCAGGTGTTGCGCCTTCTCCACCACGGTCTCGGGTATAAGCGGGTAAATAGCTTCAGCTTCAAGCCAGCCCTTAACTACTAGCACCTCCTCACCAATAACTAAGCCCTGCTCATTGCTAGCAAGTTGTAGTACCCACCTGCCCTCCAGAACGGTTCTCTTAACAGAGCCTATGACTGTGGACCTCCTATAGGGTAATCCATAGACGTCAATGCTCGCCGGCTTAGAGTCTACTATGATAGCTATATCAGAGATACTGAAATGTGGTAGTGGCTGCGGTATCCAGGGCTGGGTAGGGGTTACTGGTAGGAGCTCGCTGAGGCTCTTGAACCTTGCCTGGAGCCTCGTCGTCGAACCCCTACTACTAACTAGCCTACATTCACTACCGCTGCAGACATAGAGGGTTTCACATGTTGACTCATACTCTACCCGTATTGGTTCGCTAGTAGCGTCAATGTATACGTGTATGCTGCAGGAGGTCAACGCTCCAGCCCTCGCCTAGGCCGGGGGTCATAGCTTACATCTAACCCTAGTTTGGTTTACCGGTACAGACCACACAACAACAAAAAACAAAATTTCGAAGCACACGAGAGGAACACATAATATGTTGTACTGAGGAGCTTGATTCCAGGCGAAAGGATGTCTGGAACTCCAGGTTCAGATCTGGACAAATTCAAGTGGTTAGAGCTGCACTACACAGACCTGGCTGGCTATCTGAGGAGTGTTACTATCGCAGCGGAGGATCTCAGAGACAATGTCGACGTAACAGGCTTTGATGGTAGTAGTGTTGAAGGCTTCACGGATATAAGTGATAGTGATCTAACACTGCGTCCAGATCTAAGTACATTGGCTGAGATACCATGGCTAGAGGCTACGGGGAGGGTAATATCAACAATATACAAGAATGGTGCTAGGTATGAGCGTGATCCACGCTACATTGCTGAACGTACTGAAAAGCTTCTTGGCGAACAAGGCCTTGAGGCTCGTATAGGTCCCGAAATAGAGTTCCACATAGTAGACAAGCTATACCTTAGTGTTGACCAGCCACAGCGCGGACTATGTTACCGCATAGTTTCAAGTGAACACCCCGGCAGTGGCAGCTATTTCGAGAAGACTAAGAAGGCATACCACACACCGGCACCCTTCGACAAAGTTTACGGGCTGCGGCTCGAGCTAGCCGAGGTTCTAAGGAAATACTTCAGAGTACATGTAGAGGTTCACCACCACGAGGTTGCTAGTGGCGGACAGATTGAGATAGACTTCCGTTATGGTGGCGTGGTATCAGCTTCTGATGGGGTTATCACGGTCAAATACGTTGCAAGGAATATTACTGCAAGGCATGGCTATACTGCAATCTTTATGCCTAAGCCGTTCGCTGGCGATAACGGGAATGGGATGCACGTACATATCAGCATTTGGGAGCGTCGCGGGAATGGTTTTAGAAACTTGTTCTATGACCCATCAGACGGTTATGCAGAACTGAGCCAGTACGCTAGGTACTTTATCGGGGGTCTCTTAGAGCATGGGAGAGCTCTTGCAGCAATCGTGGCACCAACCGTGAATAGTTACCGTAGGCTAATACCAGGCTACGAGGCTCCAGTCTACCTCGTCTGGGGAAGGAGTAACCGTAGCGCAGCCATCCGTGTACCATTCTACGGCCGGGGTGCAGAGAAGTCTAAACGCATAGAATTTAGGCCCCCCGACCCCTCCGCCAACCCATACCTGGCCTTCACCGCCATAATTGCAGCCGGCCTAGATGGTGTGAGAAAGAAGATCGAGCCGGGCGACCCCATAGACCGTAACGTCTATACTATGAGCGAGGCTGAGAAGAAGCGGCTCGGGATAAAGGAGCTGCCTAGAAGCCTAGAGGAGGCGCTAGACGAGCTAGAGTCAGACAACGAGTTCCTACGACCATACATACCGTCAAGCGTTCTTGAAGCCTACATAGAGCTTAAGCGGCGTGAAGCCAGGGAGCTTAAAGGATATCCAAGCCCAATGGAGATCTACACATACCTCTCACTCTAACACAACTATCAAATCTTGTTTTCGCCTTATAAGCTTCAGACCTTACAGTACGGAATTTATGGCCCAGCCGGTGAGGAGGGCTCCGGGCGTAGCCGAGTAATGGCTCGTGCGGAGAAGGGGATGCCGGCCCGAGGCTCCATCCCACAGCAGATGCCCCGCATTGCTTGTTATGGGATTGCATTCCACATTCTCGCAAACTACAGGGATGAGATAGGTAGTGACGATGCCTTCGTGGCACGCGCTGACTATGTAAACGGTAAATGCCGTATCGAGATAGGGGGAACATTATGCGATGGCAAGGCTGTAGAAGCGGCCGCAGGAATATTGCCTCGGCTCATTAGAGTACCGCTCATACCCTTCGAGGCTAAGTGTGTTAGTGGAGAATACAAAGCTCATATGGGGTTTGCTGAACTCTCACGCAAAGCTGTCGAAGAGGCTCTGTCTGCACTGCGTAGTGTCCTTGTCAGCATTGCGCTTACGGTTAACTACGAGTACTTTATTGTTGTGGGATGGAATGGAGGTGTCGCAACTGGATATGGGAGGCATGACCGCATACAGCTGCCACACATTCAAGCCGTACTGTTTGTACACACACACCCTATAAGCATCTGCTACCCATCAAGGAATGATCTTCTCTCAGTGGCCGATTTCCTGGCCGATGGAGGCCTTGCAGCACTCATAGCATCGCCACACTGTATTAGTGCTCTGAGGCTGATAAGGCCCCTCATAGAGGATGATTACTGGGCCCTTCAGGAGGCGGCGAGCTGCGTAGCAAAAGCCAAGTCCGCCGAGCACTACATGGACTGCCTAGGCATGCTGCAGAAGCTTGAGAGTATAGTGTTTGAACTCATATAGGTCTGGACAAGTATCGGGGGCTCGGCTAGGAAGGCCTCTGGCATCGGCCCCGCTTGGGAGGCCTACCTCTAACTACGGGCTCGCCATAGCCCCGGAGAGTGTGTATACTCGCATCTGCGTCAAGGTAATCAATATTTACCGGGGTTGGAGTGTAAAACTTCTTGGTGCTGACGTGGACCGGATCTGAGGCCTCTACAGCTTGTGATGATGCATCGGGCGCTACTGAGTAACACCTAGTTCCTTCGCTATGCTTCTAAGTAGTTGCCAGCCATACTCAACTGTCCTTCCTGTTGCTAGGCATGTTTGTTCATCGAATCTACCCGGGCTTGTACTTAGGCCCTTCCAGCTAGCCATCCATGGTACTGGGTCGTCTGCATGTGCTCTTACCCTCCACGGCGTCGCATGATCTGAAGTTACTATCACGGCTGTCTCGTTAAGGTCTATCAGCTCTATCAGTGGTTGTATGAATAGTTTGTCTATTAGCTCTATCGCTCTCTTCTTGCCTTCAAAGTCGCCGTCATGGCCGGGTTCATCTGGACCCTTTAGGTGCACATATATGAAGCGGTGGCCATCACGATATGCTTTTATCGTCGCCTCAAGCCTTACAGGGAGATCTCTTTCGTGGTTACCAGTTGGTGGCGGTACACTATAGTACTTCATACCGGCAGCAACGGCTATACCTATCTCCACAGGCATTTCAGCTATGGCTGCTGCAGGCGATAGGCCAAGTACACTTGCTATCGGTGGTAGTCTTGGTGGCTTTTCGCCCGCATCTCTTAACAGTATAGCGTTTGCCTTGAGCAGGCCACGCTTTGCCCTCTCCAAGTTTACTGGATGATTATCAAGTATTTCTATAGCCTTCTCAACAAACTCATCTACTAGCTTGCACGTGTACTCTGCCTCCTTGCTTGACAATAGTGGCTTGCAGCGTGGAAGTACCATCTCTGGATTCCTTACCGCTACTGAGATCAAACCACGTCTCTCATATGCTGGGTCAATGTTTGAAACCATTGCGGAAAGCTTGTGCTCCCTATCACCTATAATGACTACTGCGCGGTGACCAATTGTAGCCTTAACCCTGGCATAACCAGTTGAGCCTAACCTCATGCCGTCAAGAGCCTTGGCTAATTCCTTCGCCTCTGGCGAGGTTAGGCTACGGGCAACCCTCCTATCTATTATCCTGCGTGTTGAAGGATCAACTGTTGCAAAGTTTGCCCTGAAGGCAACCTCATAGCCTTCACGTATTTCCAAACCCACGCCAAGGGCTTCAAGAGGACCACGACCGGTGTAGTATTCCTCGGGGTTGTAGCCGAGTATGGAGAGGGTTGCGAGGTCGCTCTCCGGAGCTACACCCTTGCCGACCGGGTAGTGTACACCACAAATAGCGTGTCTAGCTAACGTGTCAAGTCCTGGCGTAGAGGCGCTGCTTAATGGTGTTTCACCGTTGTCGGGGCGGTCTGCAGCACCGTCAAGGATTAGGAGTACTATCCGTTTAGGCCCTGGCAAGGAGCTGGTCCACCTCCAGCGTACTAGCTGTCCCCGAAGCTATTCGTAGCTGTTGCCGCTAACTCTTTTCTCGCTGCCGTTACTGCTCGTTTTACGCCATCTATGTAGGCTTCATGTTCTGCTGCAAGTCCGTCAAAGAATTCCCTCAATATGTGAGCCTTGTTGACGGCAAGCTTTCTCGCGGCATCACTGCATAGGAACTGGTCAAGTCTAGCCAGTTTCTCACGGTAATGGTTCAACGTACCGTCAATGTCTCGTTCATGGCGGCCGGAATAGTAGATTGCGCGGTATACCCCTATAGCTCCTAGGGCGTCGAGTTTATCAGCATCGCTTAGTATGCACGAGAGTACGCTACTATACTTTCCCC
This DNA window, taken from Hyperthermus butylicus DSM 5456, encodes the following:
- a CDS encoding AAA family ATPase gives rise to the protein MIIEAVELENFLSHRYTKVELGRGIVAVVGPNGAGKTSIVDAITYALFNIHSRDTRNKKEPLIRLGAPAAKIIVEFSVGKKRYRVHKTVYRGATPTQATLYLLEDGKPRLVARGVESVSREIARIVGFDPQLADVIMVTRQGEIEKILVDKKARIEAINTLLKLRAMEKTYDRMRDLISRVSRRLEYYRGRHIELERELKRLREEAARYEEARRELERVSAELEEVRRKLDEAKHELERVEELRREYEDLNYRLGLLEAAIKRDKERLAELEREYREARAAEEELEALRGALEVARKVREVRQLLVKRRQLEAHLEAIEKGLENFEADEDMLRNLEEVVRRYEELEEKLRELEDVNREYMIVEKQLENIEKDIRRVEEERDKARSKLYALLQSSLPVEPPSEVSKLLEFIDSLVHDIDKRIEQLRARKEAVVGQVSAKLNEKEYIEGILLKLTSASGRCPLCGRPLTEEHRMTLISKFRSEKRGVETEIKRLEAQKQTIEAEITRLEQQRERIRELGKKIRELVSQVSQLEARLEELRTEQAKLSERRLELFEKHKEYEEARKELEKLGQAVVEYRVLKRRLEELEKRRVEAERLREELRRLDEKIGTLLGELGVDASGLDELEERVSHLLEMVAELRSKASRRPELERRLDEVRRRLEDYEEEYNSVAGRLEELKGIEEEYEKLRSLVESLEERYREKVAEYSKLRGIVDELEKSVKRLKLVEEEYRRVSEKLERYSHAKRALERIRAVIGPEGLQRIVRQAIRNSLEYHLRQILSAFNIDFVDVKLDDEYSVTLITRAGEKTVSMLSGGEKIALAIAYRLALARLVGSRIESLIMDEPTVHLDAEKRRELVNIIKQSLSVTGLAQMIVVTHDREVEDVADRVIEV
- the glnA gene encoding type I glutamate--ammonia ligase; this encodes MSGTPGSDLDKFKWLELHYTDLAGYLRSVTIAAEDLRDNVDVTGFDGSSVEGFTDISDSDLTLRPDLSTLAEIPWLEATGRVISTIYKNGARYERDPRYIAERTEKLLGEQGLEARIGPEIEFHIVDKLYLSVDQPQRGLCYRIVSSEHPGSGSYFEKTKKAYHTPAPFDKVYGLRLELAEVLRKYFRVHVEVHHHEVASGGQIEIDFRYGGVVSASDGVITVKYVARNITARHGYTAIFMPKPFAGDNGNGMHVHISIWERRGNGFRNLFYDPSDGYAELSQYARYFIGGLLEHGRALAAIVAPTVNSYRRLIPGYEAPVYLVWGRSNRSAAIRVPFYGRGAEKSKRIEFRPPDPSANPYLAFTAIIAAGLDGVRKKIEPGDPIDRNVYTMSEAEKKRLGIKELPRSLEEALDELESDNEFLRPYIPSSVLEAYIELKRREARELKGYPSPMEIYTYLSL
- a CDS encoding alkaline phosphatase family protein; amino-acid sequence: MPGPKRIVLLILDGAADRPDNGETPLSSASTPGLDTLARHAICGVHYPVGKGVAPESDLATLSILGYNPEEYYTGRGPLEALGVGLEIREGYEVAFRANFATVDPSTRRIIDRRVARSLTSPEAKELAKALDGMRLGSTGYARVKATIGHRAVVIIGDREHKLSAMVSNIDPAYERRGLISVAVRNPEMVLPRCKPLLSSKEAEYTCKLVDEFVEKAIEILDNHPVNLERAKRGLLKANAILLRDAGEKPPRLPPIASVLGLSPAAAIAEMPVEIGIAVAAGMKYYSVPPPTGNHERDLPVRLEATIKAYRDGHRFIYVHLKGPDEPGHDGDFEGKKRAIELIDKLFIQPLIELIDLNETAVIVTSDHATPWRVRAHADDPVPWMASWKGLSTSPGRFDEQTCLATGRTVEYGWQLLRSIAKELGVTQ